From the Leptospira biflexa serovar Patoc strain 'Patoc 1 (Paris)' genome, one window contains:
- a CDS encoding transglutaminase family protein, protein MADFKVIHKTKYSYDDFVAYCHNMAHMYPLTTTHQDCYRTHVTVNPKPVVSSFRRDYFGNQVFLFSVEDPHRFLEVVVESTVRTHQSFDFDLSKSTPWDFIYNMIHESTLDSDLQAIEFIQPSPYISSKLNYFDFANNIFTYNKPVFVGAMELTRYIFENFQYDPKATNINTPLEQVLFQKKGVCQDFSHLMIAALRSLNIPCRYVSGYLETFPPPGTPKLQGSDATHAWVSVYCPTLGWLDFDPTNGKLISEEYIITAIGRDYSDVSPLKGILFGGGKHKLKVEVDVIREQI, encoded by the coding sequence ATGGCTGATTTCAAAGTTATCCATAAAACAAAGTATAGTTATGATGATTTTGTAGCGTATTGTCATAATATGGCCCACATGTATCCATTAACAACCACTCATCAGGATTGTTATAGGACTCATGTAACCGTTAATCCTAAACCTGTAGTTTCTTCGTTTCGAAGAGACTATTTTGGAAACCAGGTGTTTCTCTTTTCTGTAGAAGACCCTCATCGATTTTTAGAAGTAGTTGTTGAATCAACGGTTAGAACCCATCAAAGTTTTGATTTTGACTTATCAAAATCAACTCCATGGGATTTTATTTATAATATGATACATGAATCAACCTTAGATTCTGATCTACAAGCAATTGAATTCATTCAACCATCTCCGTATATATCTTCTAAATTAAACTATTTCGATTTCGCAAATAACATATTTACATATAATAAACCGGTGTTTGTTGGTGCAATGGAGTTAACTAGATATATTTTTGAGAATTTTCAGTATGACCCCAAGGCAACCAATATTAATACACCACTAGAACAAGTGTTGTTTCAAAAAAAGGGTGTTTGCCAAGATTTTTCTCATTTGATGATTGCCGCATTACGTTCGTTAAATATTCCTTGTCGTTATGTAAGTGGATATTTAGAAACCTTTCCCCCTCCTGGAACTCCAAAGTTACAAGGAAGTGATGCAACACATGCTTGGGTGTCAGTTTATTGTCCAACCTTAGGTTGGTTGGATTTTGATCCGACCAATGGAAAATTAATTTCGGAAGAATATATCATAACGGCAATTGGTCGGGATTATTCTGATGTTTCGCCACTAAAAGGAATTTTGTTTGGTGGAGGAAAACACAAATTGAAGGTTGAGGTTGATGTCATACGAGAGCAAATATGA
- a CDS encoding circularly permuted type 2 ATP-grasp protein yields MMTKDPYHLIDNYKTIPGVYDELYDFDGQIRNKYKFLVKSFQELGPAELINRRRDTDRILRENGVTYNLYQSEQREAKERPWELDLFPLVMESEEWRILERGLNQRADLLDALIRDVYSKRRLLYEKKIPAEILFNETSFLRACDGMYESNQFLAKNPALMFFVCDLIRASDGNFYVLNDRVQAPSGSGYSLENRIVLSRIFPSMYRDAMVHRVAVYFRSLRKSLTQLSGVSGREPLIVLLTPGPSNETYFEHAYLAGYLGYTLVQGEDLTVRKNKVYMKTVEGLQQVDLILRRVDDDFMDPLELKGDSLLGIPGLLESVRSGNVKIANPIGTGFLENRALLPFYSELCRFYLGEDLILPMAPTYWLGNNQQFQLVLQNPEKYVFKTVSRTDEELPVTFVELSGQRKDVFLEKLRQAPKRFIAQEMIQSATVPVLGENGFRPGRAIMRTFVSSSGSGYQTMAGGLVRVSPSLDDFFITSQRGAWSKDLWVLSTETQKEESLLVPKSDQILISRKSSGVPSRVADNLFWLARYLERSENQTRVIREAVFKILQVEDGYEKESLENILKLVTHVTNSYPGFLGDDSGELFANPFPELQRLTVDRNIVGSLGFHLRSLVLASKSVRDRLSDDMKKILLHLEDQSSYGIESYDQIIDFLQKIIVNLSSLTGLSFENMSRESGWYFLNLGRRIERSINMILMLQGMIQWKSFEDKSSFETFLRISDIRLTYNRRYSGKIDQESVLDILLFDTSNPRSLAYQLEQINADLQFLPGKDKKTVYSEDRAALQLYTHFKMKDISIFFESESPLTAVSIWLEELHGYLRLLSESLSSRYFNYTEEQTRIGDTNG; encoded by the coding sequence ATGATGACGAAAGACCCTTATCATCTCATTGATAATTATAAAACCATCCCTGGTGTTTACGATGAGTTGTATGATTTTGACGGTCAGATACGAAACAAATATAAGTTTTTAGTAAAATCTTTCCAAGAACTTGGGCCTGCAGAGTTAATCAACCGCAGACGAGATACAGATCGTATCTTACGAGAAAATGGAGTGACTTATAATCTTTACCAATCGGAACAACGGGAAGCAAAAGAAAGACCTTGGGAGTTGGACTTATTTCCTCTTGTCATGGAAAGTGAGGAATGGAGAATTTTAGAGAGAGGTCTAAACCAAAGAGCTGATCTTTTAGACGCATTGATACGAGATGTTTATTCAAAAAGAAGATTGTTGTATGAGAAAAAAATACCAGCAGAAATTTTATTCAATGAAACATCGTTTTTACGTGCTTGTGACGGGATGTATGAATCGAATCAATTTTTAGCAAAAAATCCAGCGTTAATGTTTTTTGTTTGTGATTTGATCCGTGCATCTGATGGAAATTTTTATGTTTTGAACGATCGTGTACAAGCTCCTTCTGGATCAGGTTATTCCTTAGAAAATAGAATTGTTTTATCAAGAATATTTCCAAGTATGTATCGTGATGCCATGGTGCATCGCGTTGCCGTATATTTTCGATCGCTACGAAAATCACTAACACAATTATCTGGTGTTAGTGGAAGAGAACCTTTAATCGTTTTATTAACTCCAGGTCCTTCGAATGAAACATATTTTGAACATGCTTATTTAGCAGGATATTTAGGTTATACTCTAGTGCAAGGGGAAGACTTAACTGTACGAAAAAACAAAGTATATATGAAGACTGTTGAAGGATTGCAACAAGTTGATTTAATTTTACGAAGAGTAGATGATGATTTTATGGATCCTCTTGAATTAAAAGGAGATTCATTACTAGGAATTCCTGGATTATTAGAGTCAGTTCGGTCAGGCAATGTAAAAATTGCAAATCCAATTGGAACAGGTTTTTTAGAGAATCGCGCACTTTTACCTTTTTATTCAGAGTTGTGTAGGTTTTATTTGGGAGAAGATTTAATTCTTCCGATGGCTCCTACTTACTGGTTAGGTAACAATCAACAATTTCAATTGGTTTTACAAAATCCAGAAAAATATGTTTTTAAAACCGTTTCCCGTACAGATGAAGAATTGCCTGTTACATTTGTTGAATTGAGTGGCCAGAGAAAGGATGTATTTTTAGAAAAATTAAGACAAGCTCCAAAACGATTCATTGCACAAGAAATGATCCAATCTGCCACAGTACCGGTATTAGGTGAAAATGGATTTCGTCCTGGCAGAGCAATTATGCGTACCTTTGTATCATCTTCTGGTTCTGGTTACCAAACCATGGCGGGAGGGCTTGTCAGAGTGTCGCCGAGTCTCGATGATTTTTTTATCACAAGCCAACGTGGTGCTTGGAGTAAAGATTTATGGGTATTATCGACAGAAACTCAAAAAGAAGAATCATTACTTGTTCCTAAATCAGATCAAATTTTGATTTCTCGCAAAAGTTCTGGTGTACCAAGCAGAGTTGCTGATAATTTATTTTGGTTGGCTCGTTACTTAGAAAGATCCGAAAACCAAACTCGAGTGATTCGAGAAGCAGTTTTTAAAATTCTACAAGTCGAAGATGGTTACGAAAAGGAATCATTAGAAAATATATTAAAACTTGTTACACATGTAACAAATAGTTATCCAGGATTTTTAGGAGATGATTCCGGGGAACTTTTCGCAAATCCATTTCCTGAATTGCAACGTTTGACCGTCGATAGGAATATTGTAGGAAGTTTAGGGTTTCATTTAAGAAGTTTGGTTTTGGCTTCAAAATCGGTAAGAGATCGACTTTCCGATGATATGAAGAAAATTCTTCTTCATTTAGAAGATCAATCAAGTTATGGAATCGAATCTTATGATCAAATAATAGATTTTCTTCAAAAGATCATTGTGAATCTATCATCACTCACAGGACTTTCATTCGAGAACATGAGTCGGGAGTCTGGATGGTATTTTTTAAATCTTGGAAGAAGAATTGAAAGATCAATCAATATGATACTCATGTTACAAGGAATGATTCAGTGGAAAAGTTTCGAAGACAAATCCTCATTCGAAACATTTTTGAGAATTAGCGATATCCGTTTAACATATAACCGTCGTTACTCTGGTAAAATTGATCAAGAATCTGTTTTGGATATTCTTTTGTTTGATACATCAAATCCAAGATCCTTGGCATATCAATTAGAACAGATTAATGCAGATTTACAGTTTTTGCCAGGCAAAGATAAAAAAACAGTTTATTCAGAAGATAGAGCTGCTTTACAGTTGTATACTCATTTTAAGATGAAAGACATCTCAATTTTCTTCGAATCAGAATCGCCGTTAACTGCCGTATCAATTTGGTTAGAAGAGTTACATGGATATTTGAGATTATTATCAGAATCACTATCTTCTCGTTACTTCAATTATACGGAAGAGCAAACAAGAATTGGTGATACAAATGGCTGA
- a CDS encoding DUF2126 domain-containing protein yields MSIRVALTHITTYQYDKSISLSPHVIRLRPAPHTKNHIVSYSLNILPEQKFLNWQQDPFGNYLARLVFPEKTNILQVAVDLVTDLKVINPFDFFVEEYAENYPFQYDKILKKELAPYLKPKKPGKLLASYLKTINGEKKRIVEFLVALNAKIYTDIGYVIRMEPGVQPTEVTLTKRMGSCRDSAYLLVQILRHLGLASRFVSGYLIQLKADIKSLDGPSGTEVDFTDLHAWAEVYLPGAGWVGLDPTSGLFTGEGHIPLAATPEPESAGPIHGFAEKAKMEFSFSMHVERVLETTRVTSPYLEEDWNRIIRLGDTINKRIKKNDIRLTIGGEPTFVSIENREAPEWNYDALGFEKYSKSEQLIKRLGKHFAIGGLLQYGQGKWYPGEPLPRWALISYWRKDKEPLWSNPHLLADDRYTGSANTDDARKFISSLIKYLKVPSTSVLPAYEDNLYYLWQESNLPEEMETLLEESNSYDAMERRRIVKVLDQGIHKEVGYVLPLDFDPLQKFWTSNEWKFRRGKMYLIPGDSPIGLRLPLQSLSGKSQFTSPEDPFSPKPPLPKVKELSQYPLPMASVSDDTGVEISRKALCVEPRNGNLRVFLPPIESLEGWLYLIYAIEQTALETDLPIVIEGYEAPSDPRLNRFKITPDPGVIEVNFHPSSQFEEIVEKTKILYEEAHQLKLTAEKFLIDGRHSGTGGGNHITLGGEKVSDSPFLRKPSLLRSLVSYWQNHPGLSYLFSGMFIGPTSQSPRIDEARNDSLHELKIAFQQIDSSRNTPPWLLDRLLRNILIDVTGNTHRTEISIDKLFDPGSPTGRLGLIEMRAFEMPPHYQMSVIQQAFMMAIICKFWEEPYFGNPINWNTELHDRFMLPYFVYRDFKEVIMDLQNQGFSFLSKDFDPFFEFRFPQYGICYLDGMEIELRMALEPWNVLGEENTSQGTSRGVDSATERVQVKVKGFHPDRYKLSCNGYEVPLQATSIQNEFVAGVRFKAWSPVFTLHPQLPAQQSLVFDVYDTWNHRSLGGCTYHVSHPGGLSYETIPINGYEAESRRISRFWTHGHKIGKSLPPIRLENKAFPCTLDLRMVTSK; encoded by the coding sequence ATGAGTATACGAGTCGCTTTAACACATATCACTACATACCAATACGACAAATCAATTTCACTTTCGCCACATGTGATTCGGTTACGTCCAGCCCCACATACAAAAAATCACATTGTATCCTATTCTTTAAACATCCTTCCAGAACAAAAATTTCTCAATTGGCAACAAGACCCATTTGGAAACTATTTAGCTCGTTTGGTGTTTCCTGAAAAAACCAACATTTTACAAGTGGCAGTGGATTTGGTAACAGATCTAAAAGTGATCAATCCTTTCGATTTTTTTGTTGAGGAATATGCTGAAAATTATCCTTTCCAATATGATAAAATTCTTAAAAAAGAACTCGCTCCTTATCTCAAACCAAAGAAACCAGGAAAACTTTTAGCTTCTTATTTAAAAACAATCAATGGTGAAAAGAAACGAATCGTAGAATTTCTAGTTGCCTTAAATGCAAAGATATACACTGACATTGGTTATGTGATACGGATGGAACCTGGGGTCCAACCAACAGAAGTGACTCTAACCAAACGGATGGGTTCGTGTCGTGATTCCGCTTACTTACTTGTTCAAATTTTACGTCATTTGGGACTCGCTTCTCGTTTTGTATCTGGTTATTTGATCCAATTAAAAGCGGATATAAAATCATTAGATGGTCCTTCTGGAACGGAAGTTGATTTCACGGATTTACATGCTTGGGCGGAGGTGTATTTACCTGGAGCGGGTTGGGTTGGTCTTGATCCAACATCAGGACTATTCACTGGGGAAGGTCATATTCCACTGGCAGCAACACCCGAGCCAGAATCAGCAGGTCCGATCCATGGATTTGCTGAAAAAGCAAAAATGGAATTTTCTTTTTCCATGCATGTGGAAAGAGTCTTGGAAACAACCAGAGTCACCTCACCGTATTTAGAAGAAGATTGGAATCGTATCATTCGATTAGGCGATACAATCAATAAACGAATCAAAAAAAATGACATCCGTTTGACGATCGGTGGTGAACCAACATTTGTTTCGATTGAAAATAGAGAAGCGCCAGAATGGAATTATGATGCGCTTGGATTTGAAAAGTATTCCAAATCAGAACAACTCATCAAAAGATTGGGAAAACATTTTGCCATTGGAGGATTACTCCAATACGGGCAAGGAAAATGGTATCCTGGAGAACCACTCCCTCGATGGGCTTTGATTTCTTATTGGCGCAAAGATAAAGAACCTTTATGGTCAAACCCACATTTATTAGCAGATGATCGGTATACAGGATCAGCTAATACCGATGATGCGAGAAAATTTATTTCTAGCTTAATCAAGTATTTAAAAGTTCCATCCACTTCCGTCTTACCTGCCTACGAAGATAATTTATACTATCTATGGCAAGAATCAAATTTACCAGAAGAAATGGAAACGTTGTTAGAAGAATCAAATTCCTACGATGCAATGGAACGAAGAAGGATTGTGAAGGTACTAGACCAAGGGATCCATAAAGAGGTCGGTTATGTGCTTCCATTGGACTTTGATCCATTACAAAAATTTTGGACTTCAAACGAATGGAAATTCCGCAGAGGGAAAATGTATTTGATCCCAGGTGATTCACCCATTGGATTACGTTTGCCCTTACAATCATTAAGTGGAAAATCTCAATTCACTTCTCCAGAAGATCCTTTTTCACCAAAACCACCACTTCCGAAAGTAAAAGAATTAAGCCAGTATCCATTACCAATGGCAAGTGTCAGTGATGATACAGGTGTTGAGATCTCTCGCAAAGCTCTTTGTGTAGAACCAAGAAATGGAAATCTAAGAGTATTTTTACCACCGATCGAATCTTTGGAAGGTTGGTTGTATCTTATTTATGCTATTGAACAAACAGCATTGGAAACAGATTTACCAATTGTGATCGAAGGGTATGAAGCACCGAGTGATCCAAGGTTAAATCGATTTAAAATTACACCAGATCCAGGTGTCATTGAAGTCAATTTCCATCCATCGAGTCAATTTGAAGAAATTGTTGAAAAAACAAAAATTCTATATGAAGAAGCACACCAACTCAAATTAACAGCGGAAAAGTTTTTGATTGATGGAAGGCATTCTGGAACTGGTGGTGGTAATCACATTACGTTAGGTGGAGAAAAGGTTAGTGACAGTCCTTTTCTTAGAAAACCATCATTACTTCGCAGTTTGGTTTCCTATTGGCAAAATCATCCAGGTCTCTCCTATTTATTTTCAGGGATGTTCATTGGACCAACTTCTCAATCACCCAGGATTGATGAAGCGAGAAATGATTCTTTACACGAATTAAAAATTGCATTCCAACAAATTGATTCAAGCCGAAATACACCTCCTTGGTTACTTGATCGATTGTTAAGAAATATTTTAATCGATGTTACTGGTAACACTCACAGAACTGAAATTTCAATTGATAAATTATTTGATCCTGGTTCTCCGACAGGTCGTCTCGGTTTGATCGAAATGCGAGCCTTTGAGATGCCACCCCATTATCAAATGAGTGTGATCCAACAAGCGTTTATGATGGCGATCATTTGTAAGTTTTGGGAAGAACCATACTTTGGAAATCCCATCAATTGGAATACAGAGCTTCATGACCGTTTTATGTTGCCATATTTTGTATATCGTGATTTTAAAGAAGTAATCATGGACTTACAAAATCAGGGGTTTTCGTTTTTATCGAAAGATTTTGATCCATTTTTTGAGTTTCGTTTTCCACAATATGGGATTTGTTATTTGGATGGCATGGAGATTGAATTGAGGATGGCACTGGAACCATGGAACGTGTTAGGTGAAGAAAATACTTCTCAAGGTACATCGAGGGGAGTGGATTCTGCAACGGAAAGGGTCCAAGTAAAAGTGAAAGGATTTCATCCTGATCGATATAAACTGAGTTGTAATGGTTATGAAGTTCCTTTACAGGCTACATCGATACAAAACGAATTTGTTGCTGGTGTTCGATTTAAAGCTTGGTCTCCAGTTTTCACTTTGCATCCACAACTACCTGCACAACAATCATTAGTTTTTGATGTATATGATACTTGGAACCATCGCTCGCTTGGAGGTTGTACTTATCATGTTTCCCATCCAGGAGGACTTTCTTACGAAACCATTCCTATCAATGGATATGAGGCAGAATCTCGAAGGATCTCTCGTTTTTGGACACATGGTCACAAAATAGGAAAGAGTTTACCTCCGATACGATTGGAAAATAAAGCCTTTCCTTGTACATTGGATTTAAGAATGGTTACTTCTAAGTAA
- a CDS encoding alpha-E domain-containing protein yields MLSRVAESVFWMNRYIERAENYSRFIDVNHQLSLDLNEEVPNQWLPLVHTTGDYELFEKRYSNPTPVNVIRFMTFDEENPNSIFQCLSKARENARTIRENISTSMWEVLNEFYLYVKNYRKLYLESTEAHGDTLSMDLSDFLSTVRKSCQSFYGCSDATISHDEVWNFALLGRFLERADKTTRILDMKYFILLPSVHDIGSTLDLLQWLSLLKSASAHEMYNRKYKKIDPTDIAEFLILNDTFPRSIIFCIQEMQEALEKISGLKEGLPRNSAQDATTVYLNRLRSENIKSIFDKGLHEYLDDIQIELNQIGSKIVERFFTN; encoded by the coding sequence ATGTTAAGTAGAGTAGCCGAATCTGTTTTTTGGATGAATCGTTACATCGAACGAGCGGAGAACTACTCCCGCTTCATCGATGTCAATCATCAGTTATCTTTGGATTTGAATGAAGAAGTTCCCAATCAATGGTTACCGTTGGTGCATACCACTGGTGATTATGAATTATTTGAGAAAAGGTATTCAAATCCAACTCCAGTGAACGTGATTCGATTCATGACATTTGATGAAGAGAATCCAAATTCCATTTTTCAGTGTTTGTCGAAGGCACGTGAAAATGCCCGCACGATCAGGGAAAACATCTCTACTTCGATGTGGGAAGTGTTAAATGAGTTTTATTTATATGTGAAAAACTATCGTAAACTGTATTTGGAATCAACGGAAGCACATGGAGATACATTATCCATGGACCTTTCAGATTTTTTAAGTACAGTTCGGAAGAGTTGCCAAAGTTTTTATGGCTGTTCCGATGCGACCATTTCCCATGATGAAGTTTGGAATTTTGCGTTGCTCGGTAGATTTTTGGAACGAGCAGATAAAACCACTCGAATCTTAGACATGAAGTATTTTATCCTTCTTCCTTCTGTTCATGACATTGGTTCTACTTTAGATTTATTACAATGGTTATCGCTTTTAAAGTCTGCCAGTGCACATGAGATGTATAACCGAAAGTACAAAAAAATTGATCCAACCGATATTGCCGAATTTTTGATTCTTAATGATACATTCCCGAGGTCGATTATCTTTTGTATCCAAGAAATGCAGGAAGCATTGGAAAAAATTTCAGGATTAAAAGAAGGACTTCCAAGGAACTCTGCACAGGATGCAACAACTGTATATTTAAATCGATTACGTTCGGAAAATATCAAATCAATTTTTGATAAAGGATTACACGAGTATTTAGATGATATTCAGATCGAATTAAATCAAATCGGTTCTAAAATTGTAGAGCGATTTTTCACCAACTAA
- a CDS encoding circularly permuted type 2 ATP-grasp protein: MFIADYSAKNIYDEMFSNEGFPRKSYDFVKTKMESLGGIELLKRSSSAERALMSLGITFTLYGDGGEQERIMPFDVIPRIVPSEEWINIEKGLKQRILALNLFLNDIYSERKILKDKIIPSEIIDSSTGYLKQCMGLKPPKDIWIHITGTDLVRDGAGAFHVLEDNLRCPSGVSYVLENREVMKRTFPELFEKLNIRQVYDYPYHLRSMLENLTDVSDPVIAVWTPGVYNSAYYEHSFLAQKMGVYLVEGTDLVVENHKVYMKTTKGLRKVDVVYRRIDDTFMDPTSFREDSLLGVKGIFEAYKRGNVALANAPGTGVADDKVIYSYVPKIIKYYLGEDPIIPNVPTYLCSEGPDLKFVLENIHNLVVKAANGAGGYGMIIGPKSTKQEQEDFKELIKADPRNYIAQPVLNLSTVPTLISDKIESRHVDLRPFILYGKDIYVMPGGLTRVALRKGSLVVNSSQGGGSKDTWVLG, from the coding sequence ATGTTTATCGCAGACTATAGCGCAAAAAATATTTATGATGAGATGTTTTCAAATGAAGGATTTCCACGTAAAAGTTATGATTTTGTGAAAACAAAAATGGAAAGTTTAGGTGGAATTGAATTACTCAAACGTAGTAGTTCCGCCGAACGTGCATTAATGTCACTTGGAATCACCTTTACATTGTATGGTGATGGTGGCGAACAAGAAAGGATCATGCCCTTCGATGTCATTCCAAGGATTGTTCCAAGTGAAGAGTGGATTAATATTGAAAAAGGTTTAAAACAAAGGATCCTTGCCCTCAATTTATTTTTAAATGATATTTATAGTGAAAGAAAGATCTTAAAGGATAAAATCATTCCATCCGAAATCATTGATTCGAGTACAGGATATTTAAAACAATGTATGGGTCTGAAACCTCCAAAAGACATTTGGATCCATATCACAGGTACCGATTTGGTGCGTGATGGAGCAGGTGCCTTTCATGTTCTGGAAGATAACCTTCGTTGCCCATCTGGTGTGTCTTATGTTTTAGAAAATCGCGAAGTGATGAAACGTACTTTTCCAGAACTTTTTGAAAAATTAAATATAAGACAGGTATATGATTATCCATACCATCTAAGATCAATGTTAGAGAATCTAACAGATGTCAGTGATCCAGTCATAGCTGTTTGGACTCCTGGTGTTTATAACTCGGCCTATTATGAACACAGCTTTTTAGCGCAAAAAATGGGAGTGTATCTCGTCGAAGGTACAGACCTGGTAGTTGAAAACCATAAAGTATATATGAAAACAACAAAAGGTTTGCGTAAAGTAGATGTCGTATATCGAAGGATCGATGATACGTTTATGGATCCAACTAGTTTTAGAGAAGATTCGCTTCTTGGAGTCAAAGGAATTTTTGAAGCATATAAAAGAGGAAATGTTGCTCTTGCCAATGCACCTGGAACAGGCGTAGCTGATGACAAAGTAATCTATTCGTATGTTCCAAAAATCATCAAATATTACTTAGGTGAAGATCCTATCATTCCTAACGTTCCGACTTACCTTTGTTCCGAAGGCCCTGATTTAAAATTTGTTTTGGAAAATATTCATAACCTAGTTGTGAAAGCAGCCAATGGTGCTGGTGGATATGGAATGATCATTGGACCAAAATCGACAAAACAAGAACAAGAAGATTTTAAAGAACTCATCAAAGCTGATCCAAGAAACTACATTGCGCAGCCTGTTTTAAATTTATCCACAGTTCCTACTTTGATCTCCGATAAAATCGAATCCAGGCATGTGGATTTACGTCCGTTCATTTTATACGGTAAGGACATTTATGTCATGCCCGGTGGACTCACTCGTGTGGCTTTACGAAAAGGATCTTTGGTTGTGAATTCATCCCAGGGAGGCGGTTCAAAAGACACCTGGGTTTTAGGATAA
- a CDS encoding SDR family NAD(P)-dependent oxidoreductase: MKLASKKIVLTNGSSPLGKELLSLLLGEGALVVVGDINPEVIPNHVNLQKYKIDPCKPDQIERLIESAIETLDKIDIFIINSEQFSYAEDEKENWAGLKYLFQTNSLGPIFAIQRLTNLISVGLHIILVSSEVSFYPTPGYGLYGASKHAFDYFWDSYRKQVGKNFHFSRVVAKTPGNSNPSQLAKKVFRSILRPKHSRYESWNQWFQKKSFEIFPFFLFFRSLLYEFLLKVEKKKKNLPLPHNQSNET, translated from the coding sequence ATGAAACTTGCTTCTAAAAAAATTGTATTAACCAATGGTTCTTCTCCCTTAGGAAAGGAACTATTGTCGTTATTGCTTGGTGAAGGAGCCTTGGTGGTTGTTGGTGACATCAATCCAGAAGTAATTCCAAACCATGTGAATCTTCAAAAATACAAAATTGATCCATGTAAACCAGATCAAATCGAACGATTGATTGAATCAGCAATTGAAACTCTCGATAAAATTGACATCTTCATTATCAATTCCGAACAATTTTCTTATGCTGAGGATGAAAAGGAAAATTGGGCAGGGCTCAAATATTTGTTCCAAACAAACTCCCTTGGCCCCATTTTTGCGATTCAAAGATTAACCAATTTGATTTCAGTTGGGCTTCACATCATCCTTGTTAGTTCAGAAGTTTCTTTTTATCCAACACCAGGGTATGGATTGTATGGTGCATCCAAACATGCTTTTGATTATTTTTGGGATTCTTACCGTAAACAAGTGGGGAAAAATTTTCATTTCTCGCGAGTGGTGGCCAAAACTCCCGGAAACTCGAATCCCTCTCAACTAGCAAAGAAGGTATTTCGATCCATTTTACGGCCCAAACACTCTCGGTATGAATCATGGAACCAGTGGTTTCAGAAAAAAAGTTTTGAAATATTCCCATTTTTTCTCTTTTTTCGATCTCTCTTGTACGAATTCCTCCTAAAAGTAGAGAAAAAGAAAAAAAATCTCCCCCTCCCTCACAACCAATCTAACGAAACATAA
- a CDS encoding YqgE/AlgH family protein: MTENPDSTRGKLLISNSSVIQDFFHKSVVLMVDHDDDGAFGLVLNKPTDQTMESLIKNLPDTVHSNKPVYAGGPVDNLFVSILHNGKQTADPGVEVVPGIYMARSFDTMLEVLSSDQIQFRVLQGYAGWSSGQLESEFDRLSWVVSDLVDDSIVFKEDESEVIWKEALRSKGGIYKYFVDHTKDPSLN; encoded by the coding sequence ATGACAGAAAATCCTGATTCAACTCGTGGGAAGTTACTGATTTCCAATTCTAGTGTGATTCAGGATTTTTTTCATAAATCCGTTGTCCTTATGGTTGATCATGATGATGACGGAGCTTTTGGTTTGGTACTCAATAAACCAACTGACCAGACCATGGAATCCTTGATTAAAAATTTACCTGATACTGTACATTCCAACAAACCAGTGTATGCTGGCGGACCTGTTGACAATCTGTTTGTTTCCATTTTACATAATGGAAAACAAACAGCTGATCCAGGTGTGGAAGTGGTACCAGGAATTTATATGGCGCGAAGTTTTGATACTATGTTAGAAGTATTATCTTCAGATCAAATCCAATTTCGAGTCTTACAAGGGTATGCAGGTTGGTCTTCCGGACAGTTAGAAAGTGAATTTGATCGCCTGTCTTGGGTAGTTTCTGATTTGGTAGATGATTCCATTGTATTTAAAGAAGATGAATCAGAAGTAATTTGGAAAGAAGCTCTACGGAGTAAAGGTGGAATTTACAAATACTTTGTAGACCATACAAAGGATCCATCTCTCAATTAA